From the Pirellulales bacterium genome, the window TGTCAGCGGACGGCGGAAGCGCGGCGCTGCCGATCGAATCGGCCAGGCGAGCGCGGTCGGTCAGGACGATGGTGCGGCGGACCACTTTGACCAGCCCTTCGCGCTGCAGTTCGCCCAACCGCAAGGTGACCGACTCTCGAGTGGTTCCGATCACGTCGGCCAGATCCTGGTGCGAGACTTTCAGCCCAATGCGCGTGCCATCGGGCGATGCCTGGCCGTAGTCGCCCGCCAGTTCCAGCAGCAAATGGACCAGACGGTCACGGCTGGAGCGAAACAGCAGGTGTTGCAAGCGGCGTTCGATCCGCCGTCTCCGCAAGCCGATGAGCTTGGTGATGGCCAGCGAGAGCGGCGCATGGCGCGACATCAGCGATTCAAGTGCTTCGCGAGGTATCTCGACGACGGTCGAGGCGGCGAGCGTCTCGGCATACTCTTCTCGCGAGCCCACGCCGGCGACGGCCAATTCGCCGAACAGGTCGCCCGGCTCGAGGAAGGCCAGGATGGTCTGTTTGCCATCGTCGTTCAGGCTGACCAGGCGCGCCCGGCCGTCGGCGAGCAAGAGCACCGAATCGGCGGCGTCGCGGGGCGAATAAACAAACGTCCTCGGCGGAAAAACTTTGGCCCGCGCTCGTGCTTCGAGCTCAGCCAGCTCCACGGTGTTGAGCCGTTCGAACAAGCCGCAGTGCTTCAGGTGCCACAGTCGCTCTGCCATTCGATTATCGTAGACCGGTCGGATGAGTTCCGCAAAGGCCGAGCTTCTCGGCGGCGCGGACCGACGCGCGGTTCTCGGGGTGGATGACCGACACCAACCGGACGAAACTGAACTCATTCCAGCCGTATTCCATCACGGCCTGTGCGATCTCGGTGGCCAGCCCGCGGCCCCAATACTCCGGCCGCAACCGCCAGCCAAGCTCCACGTCGGGCGGAAAGCCGTCGTTGAAACCGCAAAAGCCGATCAACTCGGCGTCGTCGCGGTGGATGACCGGCCACAGGATCCAGCCGCGCGTCTTGGCTGTTTGAATCCCGCCGTTGACGAACGCCTTAATCCGCTCGTCGGGCGACGGCTCGACGCCGATGTATTTGAGCACGCGCGGATCGGTCGCCAGCGGCTTATACCGCTTCCAATCGTCGGGCACCCAGTCGCGGATGAAGAGGCGTTCGGTTTCAACGAGGACCATAGCGAACACGGCAAACGAGCAACCGGTGCGAGATAGACATTGACCCGCGCCCCACTTCCACTAAAATGTTGCGACTCTTGAGGTTAAATGCAAGCAGCGATGCCTTCTCCCGCACCCGACCTGACCGACGACCGTTCTCCCGGCATGCACGAGGCCTCTCGCCGTGAGAAGCTGCGCCGGCTGGAAGAACTGGGCCTCGATCCTTGGGGCCAGCGCTTCGACGACCACCAGCCGATCGCCGCAATTCGTGCTCGTGAAGGCGAAATCACGGTCGAGCCGGCTCCGCCGGACGCCAAACAGCGGCCCCAGCAGCATGGCCCCCAAGTTCGGGCGGCCGGCCGCGTTGTCTTGCAGCGGCCCCAGGGGAAGCTGATCTTTTTGACCATCCGCGACTGGACCGAGCAGATTCAGGTGTTCATCGGCCGCGCTCAGGTGGGCGAAGAAAACTGGGCCTTGGCCGAATGCCTCGACCTGGGCGACCTGGTCGGCGTCGACGGCGAGCTGAAGCACACCAACAAGGGCGAGCTGACGATCTTCGCCGAAAAGCTCCATTTTCTGGCCAAGTCGATCGAGCCGCATCCCGACAAGCACAAGGGCCTGCACGACCCCGAGCTGCGGCAGCGGATGCGGTATCTCGACCTCATTTACACTGAGGGCGTGCTGCCGCGGTTCTTGAACCGCACGAAGGTCGTGCAATCGGTCCGGCAGACGCTGGCCGGCGAGCGGTTCGTCGAGATCGAAGGGCCGACGCTGCACTCCATCGCCGGCGGCGCGGCGGCCCGGCCCTTCAAAACGCACCACAACGCGCTCGACATTCCGCTTTTTCTGCGGATCGCCCTGGAGCTGCACCTCAAGCGGCTGCTGGTCGGCGGAATCGAGCGGGTCTATGAGCTGGGCCGCGTCTACCGCAACGAAGGCATCAGCCCCAAGCACAACCCCGAGTTCACCATGCTCGAGGTGTATCAGGCTTACGGCGACTATCAGAGCATGATGGACCTGACGGAGAAGATCATCGTCGAGGCGATCCAGGCGACCGGGCAGCCGTTCACGCTGCCCTGGGGCGAGGCCACGATCGACTTCACGCCGCCCTTTGCCCGAAAGACCTACGACGAGTTGTTCGAGGAGCACACCGGCGTTTCGCCCGGCGACACGGCCGGCGTGAAGAAGCTGGCCGACGAAATCGGTTTTGCCACCGAGGGCAAGCACCCCGATGTGATCAAGAGCTTCGTGTTCGAAGAGCGGGTCGAAGACCGGCTGACGGGGCCGGTGTTCGTGCTCGATTACCCGGCCAGTGTTTGCCCGTTGACGAAGCGGAAGCGGTCGGACCCCGACATGGCCGAGCGTTTCGAGTTGTTCGTGCAGGGCATGGAAGTGGCCAACGCCTATACCGAGTTGAACGACCCCGATTTGCAGGAGCAGCTTTTCCGCACGCAGTTGGCCGGGCAAAAAGAGGAAGACTCGATGGCCAAGATGGACCACGACTTCATCCGCTCGTTGCGGCACGGCATGCCGCCGGCCGGCGGTCTGGGCATCGGCATCGACCGGCTGGTGATGTTGTTGACCAATAGTCAGAGCATACGCGATGTGATTTTGTTCCCTTTATTGAGACCCGAGTAGGGTGGGACCAGCGAGCTTGCGAGCGCCGGCCCACCGCGCAAGACGCCGATGGTGGGCCGGCGCTCGCAAGCTCGCTGGTCCCACCCTACAAATTGCCAAGGATGGCTCATGTATAAGTTGCTTCTCTGCTGGCGGTATCTCCGCACACGTTATATCGCGCTGGCCTCGGTGATCAGCGTCACGCTGGGCGTGGCCACCATGATCGTGGTCAACGCCGTGATGTCTGGCTTCTCGCACGAGATGAAGAACCGCATCCACGGCATCCTCTCCGACGTGATCTTCGAGTCGCACAGCGCGACCGGCTTCGACGACCCCGAATATCACATCGAGCACATCCGCCGCGTGGCGGGCGACGATATCGCCGGCATGACGCCCACCGTCCATGTGCCGGCCATGCTCACGTTCGAGTATTCCGGCACCCACCACACGCGGCCGGTGACGCTGATCGGCATCGACGAAGAGACGCAAAGCCAGGCCAGCGATTTCGGAAAGTACCTGCTCCATCCGGCCAACCGCGAACAGATGAGCTTCGAGCTGCGCGACGGCGGGTTCGACACGGCCGACCGCCAGGCCGGCGCTCCGGCCGCCGGCCGCCGCGTGTTGGGCACGGCCGGCTGGTCGCATCGCCGTGAGTGGGTTGAGTGGAAAAAGGCGTTCGACGCCGCCCATCCGCAACGGGTCGAACCGCCGGAACCGGAAGGCGAACAAGCTGCGGTCGGAGAAGTGGGCGACGAGTCGGTCGTGCTGATTTCGGCGACCGAGGAACCGCCGGCCGCCGATACCGAAGCCGACCAGGAACAAGCCCCGGCCGGCTCGCCCGCCATCGACCCGTTCAAGCCGCGGGGCGACGTGTTCGATCCGGCCGCCGAGCAACACACCGGGCTGGTGCTGGGAATCGCGCTGTCGAGCTATCGCGACGACAACGGCAAGGAGCGGTTTCTGCTCTTGCCGGGCGACGACGTGATGCTCACCTTTCCCAACGCCGCCGTCCCGCCGGGAGCCGCCAACGGCAAGTTCACCATCGTCGATTTCTACGAAAGCAAAATGAGCGAGTACGACTCGACCTTCGTATTCGTGCCGATCCAGGAGCTGCAGCGGCTGCAAGGCACGCTCGACCCCAGCACCGGTGTGGGGCGGGCCAACAGCATTCAAATCCGGCTCAAGAACGAGGCCCACGCCGACCTGGTGCGCGACAAACTACGCAAGGCGTTTCCGATGGAGCTCTACGCGGTCTCGACCTGGCGCGACAAGCAGGGGCCGCTGTTGGCCGCCGTGCAGATGGAGACCGCCATCCTCAACATCCTGCTGTTTTTGATCGTCGCCGTGGCCGGGTTCGGCATTCTGGCGATCTTTTTCATGATCGTGGTCGAAAAGACGCGCGACATCGGCGTGCTCAAGGCGCTGGGCGCGTCGGGCCGCGGCATCATGGGCATTTTCCTGTCGTACGGGCTG encodes:
- a CDS encoding ABC transporter permease, which translates into the protein MYKLLLCWRYLRTRYIALASVISVTLGVATMIVVNAVMSGFSHEMKNRIHGILSDVIFESHSATGFDDPEYHIEHIRRVAGDDIAGMTPTVHVPAMLTFEYSGTHHTRPVTLIGIDEETQSQASDFGKYLLHPANREQMSFELRDGGFDTADRQAGAPAAGRRVLGTAGWSHRREWVEWKKAFDAAHPQRVEPPEPEGEQAAVGEVGDESVVLISATEEPPAADTEADQEQAPAGSPAIDPFKPRGDVFDPAAEQHTGLVLGIALSSYRDDNGKERFLLLPGDDVMLTFPNAAVPPGAANGKFTIVDFYESKMSEYDSTFVFVPIQELQRLQGTLDPSTGVGRANSIQIRLKNEAHADLVRDKLRKAFPMELYAVSTWRDKQGPLLAAVQMETAILNILLFLIVAVAGFGILAIFFMIVVEKTRDIGVLKALGASGRGIMGIFLSYGLSLGMIGSGVGMLLGLWFVININQVARGLSWLTGHEVFDPSIYYFYKIPTIIEPYTVAWIVGGAMLIAVLASVLPARRAARLHPVEALRYE
- the lysS gene encoding lysine--tRNA ligase, with amino-acid sequence MPSPAPDLTDDRSPGMHEASRREKLRRLEELGLDPWGQRFDDHQPIAAIRAREGEITVEPAPPDAKQRPQQHGPQVRAAGRVVLQRPQGKLIFLTIRDWTEQIQVFIGRAQVGEENWALAECLDLGDLVGVDGELKHTNKGELTIFAEKLHFLAKSIEPHPDKHKGLHDPELRQRMRYLDLIYTEGVLPRFLNRTKVVQSVRQTLAGERFVEIEGPTLHSIAGGAAARPFKTHHNALDIPLFLRIALELHLKRLLVGGIERVYELGRVYRNEGISPKHNPEFTMLEVYQAYGDYQSMMDLTEKIIVEAIQATGQPFTLPWGEATIDFTPPFARKTYDELFEEHTGVSPGDTAGVKKLADEIGFATEGKHPDVIKSFVFEERVEDRLTGPVFVLDYPASVCPLTKRKRSDPDMAERFELFVQGMEVANAYTELNDPDLQEQLFRTQLAGQKEEDSMAKMDHDFIRSLRHGMPPAGGLGIGIDRLVMLLTNSQSIRDVILFPLLRPE
- a CDS encoding Crp/Fnr family transcriptional regulator → MAERLWHLKHCGLFERLNTVELAELEARARAKVFPPRTFVYSPRDAADSVLLLADGRARLVSLNDDGKQTILAFLEPGDLFGELAVAGVGSREEYAETLAASTVVEIPREALESLMSRHAPLSLAITKLIGLRRRRIERRLQHLLFRSSRDRLVHLLLELAGDYGQASPDGTRIGLKVSHQDLADVIGTTRESVTLRLGELQREGLVKVVRRTIVLTDRARLADSIGSAALPPSADNGRAASVSKLTNFPRPNR
- a CDS encoding GNAT family N-acetyltransferase, with the translated sequence MVLVETERLFIRDWVPDDWKRYKPLATDPRVLKYIGVEPSPDERIKAFVNGGIQTAKTRGWILWPVIHRDDAELIGFCGFNDGFPPDVELGWRLRPEYWGRGLATEIAQAVMEYGWNEFSFVRLVSVIHPENRASVRAAEKLGLCGTHPTGLR